The following are from one region of the Blastocatellia bacterium genome:
- a CDS encoding ABC transporter permease, giving the protein MKRWLIMLWLSLLAVGAMFGEFIAPYDVRTQHRPFIGLPPMPIRFIDEHGRFHLRPFVYAVQRDLSVPGRHYTENRQERYPLAFFVRGDSYKLLGVFEGSLHLFGLQVPNQQQVTANTLQPTTTRVHLLGTDRLGRDVFSRLVYGCRVTLSIALSSLVVALVLGVSIGGVSGYFGGRVDAVLMRLGELVQSIPAIFLILALRAAFPLDISYAQTLAILIAIFALVSWPEVSRLVRSNVLTLMSREFVVSAKAVGAPDSWVIRHHILPNALTPALVQATIIVPSFILGEAALSFLGVGIQEPQPSWGNMLSAARELPVLLNDWWILMPGVAILVTVLTFNALGDAVRDWLDPRSRTRPSEWG; this is encoded by the coding sequence ATGAAGAGATGGCTCATCATGCTCTGGCTCAGCCTACTGGCTGTCGGCGCCATGTTTGGCGAATTCATCGCTCCTTACGACGTTCGCACGCAACACCGGCCATTCATCGGCTTGCCGCCGATGCCCATTCGCTTCATTGATGAGCATGGCCGGTTCCATCTTCGTCCCTTCGTATACGCGGTGCAACGCGACCTGAGTGTGCCAGGCCGGCACTACACCGAAAACCGACAAGAGCGTTATCCTCTGGCATTCTTCGTTCGAGGCGATTCGTATAAGCTGCTGGGCGTATTTGAAGGCTCGCTTCATCTGTTCGGTCTGCAAGTGCCAAATCAACAGCAGGTGACTGCCAACACCCTACAGCCGACGACAACCCGCGTGCACCTGTTGGGCACAGACCGGTTGGGACGCGACGTGTTTTCACGGTTGGTATATGGCTGCCGCGTCACGCTCAGTATTGCGCTGAGCAGTCTGGTTGTCGCGCTCGTGCTGGGAGTCTCCATTGGGGGCGTGTCAGGCTACTTTGGCGGTCGTGTGGACGCTGTGTTGATGAGGCTTGGCGAGCTTGTTCAATCCATCCCGGCGATCTTTCTGATTCTCGCTTTACGCGCGGCGTTTCCGCTCGACATTTCCTATGCTCAGACATTGGCCATACTGATCGCCATCTTTGCCCTTGTCAGTTGGCCGGAAGTCTCCCGCTTGGTCAGGAGCAATGTGCTGACGTTGATGAGCCGCGAATTTGTCGTTTCTGCCAAGGCGGTTGGAGCGCCAGATAGCTGGGTGATCCGCCATCATATCCTGCCCAATGCGCTGACGCCGGCGCTTGTGCAAGCCACGATTATTGTGCCTTCGTTCATTCTCGGTGAAGCAGCCCTGTCGTTTCTCGGCGTGGGCATCCAGGAGCCTCAACCGAGCTGGGGCAACATGTTGAGCGCGGCGCGGGAACTGCCTGTCCTGCTCAACGATTGGTGGATACTCATGCCGGGCGTGGCCATCCTGGTGACCGTGCTGACGTTCAACGCGCTTGGCGACGCGGTCCGCGACTGGCTCGACCCGCGCTCGCGCACACGCCCCTCGGAATGGGGATAA
- a CDS encoding type II secretion system GspH family protein → MWDFGFPSKRARGFTLLELIIVLVVISVLLSVAIPRYQETIRAAKESVLKQNLYLMRRQIEAFAADNGRYPDSLQQLVEKGYLREIPLDPITDSRETWQEIREDSTGLGSTSQPGIVDVRSGAEGESLEGKPYSEL, encoded by the coding sequence ATTTGGGATTTCGGATTTCCCTCAAAGAGGGCTCGCGGTTTCACATTGCTTGAATTGATCATTGTGCTGGTGGTCATCTCGGTCTTGCTCTCGGTAGCCATTCCGCGCTATCAGGAAACGATTCGAGCAGCCAAGGAGAGCGTGCTCAAACAGAATTTGTATTTAATGCGTCGGCAGATCGAAGCGTTCGCTGCTGACAACGGACGTTACCCGGACTCGCTTCAGCAACTTGTCGAGAAAGGCTACTTGCGAGAGATTCCGCTGGACCCGATTACCGATTCGCGGGAAACGTGGCAGGAGATCAGAGAAGACAGCACCGGCCTTGGCTCGACCAGTCAACCGGGGATTGTGGATGTGCGCAGTGGCGCGGAGGGCGAATCATTGGAAGGGAAGCCCTATAGTGAATTGTGA
- a CDS encoding glycosyltransferase family 2 protein, giving the protein MLMTAFYILALLAVIQGLIALMEGIRYWQYVRSNLAELPADYLPKVAVVVPCKGLETDFRENILSLLGQDYPDYEIIFVTEADTDPAYRQLAGILQEQSFPHAVLITAGLAQSRSQKIHNLLVGLEYVSDDVEVFAFADADATPTSFWLRWLVAPLADPTVGATTGYRWYVPARGNAPSLLRSLWNATIVTALGPHQRNFSWGGSMAIRRRTFQSVGVSERWVNACADDYALSRAVKEQGLYVRFVPACLLPSRGPCSLAELLRFTTRQMIITRVYWPALWWLALVSNLLFFAVFYGGIGIWLWRWWAGLDVGAVPWIVTFIYLLGLLKSLFRQKAVELVLKEHRAELKRYRLAYWLLYPLANLIFLYNLIVSAVSRVIEWRGVRYKLVSPTQTWIVDRGS; this is encoded by the coding sequence ATGCTGATGACCGCTTTTTACATTCTGGCGCTGCTGGCTGTGATTCAAGGTCTCATTGCCTTGATGGAAGGAATTCGCTACTGGCAATATGTTCGCTCAAACCTGGCTGAGCTGCCCGCTGATTACCTGCCAAAAGTCGCTGTCGTGGTGCCGTGTAAAGGGCTTGAGACAGATTTCCGCGAGAATATCTTGTCATTGCTCGGACAGGACTACCCCGACTATGAGATCATTTTCGTGACCGAGGCAGACACCGATCCGGCGTATCGTCAACTGGCCGGCATTCTGCAGGAACAGAGTTTTCCTCACGCCGTGTTGATCACGGCTGGTCTTGCTCAGTCACGCTCGCAGAAAATTCACAACCTGCTCGTTGGGTTGGAGTACGTGTCTGACGACGTGGAAGTCTTCGCTTTCGCCGATGCTGATGCTACGCCAACAAGCTTCTGGCTCCGCTGGCTTGTGGCGCCGCTGGCTGATCCAACCGTTGGGGCGACAACCGGCTATCGGTGGTACGTCCCGGCGCGCGGCAATGCTCCATCTCTGTTGCGATCACTCTGGAATGCCACCATTGTGACTGCATTGGGGCCGCATCAACGAAATTTTTCCTGGGGCGGCTCGATGGCTATTCGTCGCAGAACATTTCAGTCAGTCGGTGTATCTGAGCGGTGGGTTAATGCCTGCGCCGATGATTACGCCTTAAGCCGCGCTGTCAAAGAGCAAGGCCTGTATGTTCGATTTGTTCCCGCCTGCTTGTTGCCCTCACGCGGCCCGTGCTCGTTGGCCGAGCTGCTTCGGTTTACCACGCGCCAGATGATCATCACCCGCGTTTACTGGCCGGCATTGTGGTGGCTGGCGCTGGTTTCCAATCTGTTGTTTTTCGCTGTTTTTTATGGTGGCATAGGAATTTGGTTATGGCGCTGGTGGGCGGGACTGGACGTGGGCGCCGTACCGTGGATTGTGACGTTCATCTACCTGCTCGGTTTGCTCAAAAGCCTGTTCAGACAGAAGGCTGTCGAACTCGTGTTGAAAGAGCATCGGGCGGAATTGAAACGGTATCGGTTGGCTTATTGGTTGCTCTATCCACTGGCCAACTTGATCTTCCTCTACAACCTGATCGTCTCCGCGGTCAGCCGTGTGATCGAGTGGCGCGGCGTCCGCTACAAACTCGTCTCGCCAACGCAGACGTGGATTGTGGATCGTGGCTCGTGA
- a CDS encoding ABC transporter permease: MVRLLVKRVLQAIPLLLGVSLLSFFIIALTPGDPLAELLERPNVSPETIEALRQRLGLDLPVPLRYGHWLSGLLRGDFGVSFQYQTPVATLMAPALLNTLTLSLSATLIALVVGIPLGVVAAVRRGGWVDRITGWVAMISLSTPRIFLALLALVLAAQTGWFPIGGQYSRHAEQMNWLERLMDAAHHLILPALILSVAPLAVYLRQMRANLLDVLEEDFVRSARAKGLRETTVVVKHALRAALNPIITLFGYSIGNLLSGSALVETVMAWPGMGKLTVEAVLSRDMYVVMASVMVASAMLIVGNLIADVLLGLNDPRAKLELNY; encoded by the coding sequence ATGGTTAGGTTATTAGTCAAACGAGTCCTGCAAGCGATTCCGCTGCTGCTAGGGGTTTCTCTGCTCAGCTTTTTCATCATCGCCTTGACGCCAGGTGACCCGTTGGCGGAGTTGCTGGAACGGCCAAACGTCTCGCCTGAGACCATTGAGGCGTTGCGTCAGCGGTTGGGTTTAGACCTGCCCGTCCCATTGCGGTACGGCCACTGGCTCAGTGGACTTTTGCGCGGTGATTTTGGCGTCTCCTTTCAGTACCAGACACCGGTCGCCACGTTGATGGCGCCGGCGCTGCTCAACACGTTGACGCTTTCCCTGAGCGCGACGCTCATCGCTCTGGTGGTGGGCATCCCGCTGGGCGTGGTGGCCGCCGTGCGACGGGGCGGCTGGGTGGATCGAATCACGGGGTGGGTGGCGATGATCTCGCTCTCTACGCCGCGAATCTTTCTGGCGCTGTTAGCGCTCGTGCTGGCTGCTCAAACTGGCTGGTTCCCCATCGGCGGCCAATACTCCAGGCACGCCGAACAAATGAACTGGTTGGAACGCCTCATGGACGCAGCGCACCATCTGATCTTGCCAGCCCTGATCCTGAGCGTGGCGCCGTTGGCTGTCTACTTACGCCAGATGCGAGCCAACTTGCTGGATGTGCTGGAAGAAGATTTCGTGCGCAGCGCCCGCGCCAAAGGACTCAGGGAAACAACCGTTGTCGTCAAGCACGCGCTGCGCGCTGCATTGAATCCGATCATCACGTTGTTTGGCTACTCGATAGGAAATTTGTTAAGCGGCTCGGCGCTCGTCGAAACCGTCATGGCGTGGCCCGGCATGGGCAAATTGACCGTCGAGGCCGTGTTGTCACGCGACATGTACGTTGTCATGGCATCGGTCATGGTTGCTTCAGCGATGCTGATCGTGGGCAACCTGATTGCTGATGTGCTGCTCGGTTTGAACGATCCAAGAGCCAAACTGGAATTGAATTACTGA
- a CDS encoding GTP cyclohydrolase I yields MDHESRIPDNEEMTNDKRQETSEQIAQRLREIIRLLGLNEADPELQRTPERIARLYAELFCGVSEPPPDISVTDNPHLSGEMILIRDLPFHSMCIHHFIPFFGAAHVAYVPREKIAGLSSIARVLRHFASQPQLQERMTNAIADHIQATLQPEGVIVHVRARHLCMEMRGERVPGWVETTAARWVFQKGPLRDEFFARLKNGPAV; encoded by the coding sequence ATGGATCACGAGTCACGAATCCCGGACAATGAAGAGATGACAAACGACAAGAGACAGGAAACAAGCGAACAAATTGCGCAACGCCTGCGAGAGATCATCCGGCTACTCGGACTGAATGAGGCCGACCCAGAATTACAACGAACGCCGGAGCGCATCGCTCGGTTATACGCAGAGCTATTTTGTGGCGTCAGTGAACCGCCGCCCGACATCAGTGTCACGGACAACCCGCATCTGTCTGGCGAGATGATCTTGATCCGCGATTTGCCGTTTCATTCGATGTGTATTCACCACTTCATTCCGTTCTTTGGCGCCGCTCACGTCGCATACGTGCCGAGAGAGAAAATAGCTGGCCTCAGCAGCATCGCGCGCGTGCTGCGCCATTTTGCCAGTCAGCCACAGCTTCAGGAGCGCATGACGAACGCCATCGCGGATCACATCCAAGCGACGTTGCAACCAGAAGGTGTCATCGTGCATGTGCGGGCGCGGCACTTGTGTATGGAAATGCGTGGCGAGCGCGTGCCCGGCTGGGTGGAGACGACCGCCGCCCGCTGGGTCTTTCAAAAGGGTCCGCTACGGGATGAATTTTTCGCCCGATTGAAGAACGGACCGGCAGTTTAA
- a CDS encoding alcohol dehydrogenase catalytic domain-containing protein, whose protein sequence is MMRASMLIRPGQLELCEVEKPSPGPGEVVVKVKSALTCGMDLKAFLRGHPRVSMPTLFGHEFSGEVAEVGREVKKFREGDHVMSVPSAPCGACYFCMRGQDNLCEMTRQFKVVGAFAEYICVPSHIVAQNMYAKPAHLSFKEAALLEPLACVLHGFDQFSLHQDDTVVVIGAGAMGLLHLAILRTLGVENVILIGRRAYRLRLARELGAKHVVDATQTDGLEYVRDVTGGHGADVVIECTGKPEVWESAIGMVRRSGQVVLFGGCPSGTKVSVDTGRLHYDQITLRSPFHYTRAAVRRSYDVLSSGLQAARQLITAEYPLEQLPKVFSLLRQGDCVKYAVVP, encoded by the coding sequence ATGATGCGAGCAAGCATGCTGATTCGGCCGGGTCAACTGGAGCTGTGTGAGGTTGAAAAGCCAAGCCCAGGGCCAGGCGAGGTTGTGGTCAAAGTCAAGTCAGCGTTGACCTGTGGGATGGACCTCAAGGCATTTTTGCGCGGGCATCCCAGAGTTTCTATGCCGACGTTGTTCGGTCATGAGTTTTCAGGTGAAGTGGCTGAAGTGGGCCGAGAGGTCAAGAAGTTCCGCGAGGGCGACCATGTGATGTCGGTCCCTTCGGCGCCGTGTGGCGCTTGCTATTTTTGTATGCGGGGCCAAGACAACCTGTGTGAAATGACGAGGCAGTTCAAAGTTGTCGGCGCATTTGCTGAGTATATTTGTGTGCCTTCGCACATCGTCGCGCAAAACATGTATGCCAAGCCGGCTCATCTGTCATTCAAAGAGGCAGCCTTGTTGGAGCCGTTGGCCTGCGTGCTGCATGGGTTCGATCAGTTTTCATTGCACCAGGATGATACCGTTGTGGTGATCGGCGCCGGCGCCATGGGGTTGCTCCACCTGGCGATTTTGCGGACGTTGGGCGTGGAGAATGTCATCCTGATTGGACGGCGCGCCTATCGGCTCCGCTTGGCCCGTGAATTGGGCGCCAAGCATGTCGTTGACGCCACACAGACGGATGGTCTGGAGTATGTCCGCGATGTCACAGGCGGTCATGGCGCTGATGTTGTCATTGAGTGCACGGGCAAGCCAGAGGTATGGGAATCGGCCATCGGGATGGTACGGCGCAGTGGACAGGTGGTGTTGTTTGGCGGCTGCCCGTCAGGCACGAAAGTATCGGTTGACACAGGCCGCTTGCACTATGATCAAATCACCTTGCGCAGCCCATTCCATTACACCCGAGCGGCGGTGCGGCGTTCCTACGATGTGCTCAGCAGCGGCTTGCAAGCCGCTCGACAACTGATCACTGCTGAGTATCCGCTGGAGCAATTGCCCAAAGTCTTCTCGCTGCTGCGTCAGGGCGACTGCGTCAAGTATGCGGTCGTTCCCTGA
- a CDS encoding ABC transporter substrate-binding protein — MKKTLRLLTLLTLVLAGSCARTNEPTNQLTTGPQFGGRLVIAQLNGPRTFNPLFTDDNESLTVLSLLQATLIRINRQTQQTELDLAASADFSPDGRVLTMRLRPDLKFSDGHPLTAEDVVFTFQVIYDPTIPSSVADILKIGGRPIQVEAINDRTIRFTFPEVVAAAERLFDVVNVLPKHILEAAYRAGKLKEAWNVSTPPDQIVGTGPFRVQAYEPGQRLTLIRNPYYWRRDEQGRALPYLDGIDLLIVPDKNTQLLKFQQGQLDMFYPVQAEQVATLQPLVQQGDVALHDLGSSLIAELLWFNLNPGHTQQGKPLVDPVKARWFHRVEFRRAVAMAIDRQAIVDTVFSGRATALSSFVSPGETQWYDAQLAPLRYAADQAAKLLEQIGLVDRDGDGVREDAEGHPVRFTLITNTNPLRQKIGLLIQQDLKKVGLEVVFVPIESSALQDKIYNKRDYEACLFSLQSGDTDPNSKQNFLLSSGSLHYWHPRQKKPATPWEAEIDQLMAEQARTIDPVARKALFNRVQRLMAEQMPVIPLVARNMVTAARQRVGHLKPGILWDHLLWNAEELYIR, encoded by the coding sequence ATGAAAAAGACCTTGCGACTGCTCACGCTTTTGACGCTCGTGCTGGCCGGTAGCTGCGCGCGGACGAACGAGCCAACCAATCAACTGACAACTGGACCGCAATTCGGTGGACGGCTCGTCATTGCGCAACTGAACGGCCCAAGGACGTTCAACCCACTGTTCACTGACGACAATGAAAGCTTGACGGTGCTCAGCTTGTTACAAGCAACGCTGATCCGCATCAATCGGCAGACACAACAAACGGAATTAGACCTGGCTGCGTCGGCTGATTTTTCACCTGACGGGCGTGTCTTGACGATGCGGCTGCGCCCTGATTTGAAATTCTCCGATGGTCACCCGCTCACGGCGGAGGATGTCGTGTTTACATTCCAGGTGATCTATGACCCCACCATCCCTTCGTCGGTTGCTGACATTTTGAAAATTGGTGGGCGACCGATCCAGGTTGAAGCCATCAACGATCGCACCATCCGGTTTACTTTTCCTGAGGTCGTGGCTGCTGCTGAGCGATTGTTTGACGTGGTCAATGTTTTACCGAAGCACATCCTGGAAGCGGCCTATCGAGCCGGCAAACTGAAAGAAGCGTGGAATGTTTCAACGCCACCCGATCAAATCGTGGGCACCGGGCCGTTTCGGGTGCAGGCCTACGAGCCTGGTCAACGATTGACGTTAATCAGGAACCCTTACTACTGGAGACGCGACGAGCAGGGCAGAGCACTGCCGTACTTAGATGGCATTGATCTGCTGATTGTGCCGGACAAGAACACGCAGCTTTTGAAGTTCCAGCAAGGCCAATTGGATATGTTCTATCCGGTGCAAGCGGAGCAAGTGGCAACATTACAGCCGCTGGTTCAACAGGGGGACGTGGCCCTCCATGATTTAGGATCAAGTTTGATCGCGGAATTACTCTGGTTTAATCTCAATCCGGGACACACTCAACAGGGCAAGCCGCTGGTTGATCCGGTCAAGGCTCGATGGTTCCATCGTGTCGAATTTCGTCGAGCGGTGGCCATGGCCATTGATCGTCAGGCGATCGTTGATACGGTCTTTTCTGGCAGGGCAACGGCTCTGTCTAGCTTCGTCTCTCCGGGCGAGACGCAGTGGTATGATGCTCAGCTTGCGCCACTCCGTTACGCTGCCGACCAGGCGGCAAAGCTGCTGGAGCAAATCGGTCTGGTGGATCGCGATGGCGACGGGGTCCGCGAGGATGCAGAGGGTCATCCGGTGCGGTTCACGCTCATCACCAATACCAACCCGTTGAGGCAAAAGATCGGCTTGCTCATCCAGCAGGATTTGAAGAAAGTTGGCCTTGAGGTCGTCTTTGTGCCCATCGAAAGTAGCGCGCTACAGGACAAGATTTACAACAAACGCGATTATGAAGCGTGCCTGTTTTCACTCCAGAGCGGCGATACAGACCCCAATTCCAAACAGAACTTCCTGTTGAGCAGTGGCAGTTTGCACTACTGGCATCCGCGACAGAAAAAGCCGGCCACGCCGTGGGAAGCAGAAATTGATCAGTTGATGGCCGAGCAAGCGCGAACGATTGATCCGGTTGCTCGCAAGGCTCTCTTTAATCGCGTTCAGCGCCTGATGGCTGAACAGATGCCGGTCATTCCACTGGTCGCGCGCAATATGGTGACGGCAGCCCGGCAACGCGTCGGTCATCTCAAGCCGGGCATCCTTTGGGATCATCTGCTGTGGAACGCTGAGGAGTTATACATCCGTTAG
- a CDS encoding type II secretion system GspH family protein yields the protein MNQKGFTLLELIVTILILTIFTGAVIPVARNTIKRQKEIELRRALRELRTALDRYRQIADAGLIKSTEISPTDQCMGGQIGTGCYPKRLEDLVEGVPLSRGVDRKIKLLRKIPIDPMTGKAEWGKRSFSDDPQSQSWSGLNIFDVYSLSDGTALDGTKYRDW from the coding sequence ATGAATCAAAAAGGGTTCACATTGCTGGAATTGATCGTCACCATCTTGATCCTGACGATCTTCACTGGCGCCGTCATTCCGGTGGCCAGAAACACAATCAAGCGGCAAAAAGAGATCGAGCTGCGCCGCGCGTTGCGCGAGCTGCGCACGGCGTTGGATCGGTATCGGCAGATTGCCGATGCCGGCTTGATTAAGTCAACCGAAATCTCTCCGACCGATCAATGCATGGGCGGACAGATTGGTACCGGCTGCTATCCAAAGCGATTGGAGGATCTGGTTGAAGGTGTGCCGCTGTCTCGTGGCGTTGATCGTAAGATCAAGTTGCTCAGGAAAATTCCTATTGATCCAATGACCGGCAAAGCCGAGTGGGGAAAGCGCTCGTTTAGCGACGATCCGCAGTCTCAAAGCTGGAGCGGCCTGAACATTTTCGATGTCTATTCGCTTAGCGACGGCACGGCTTTGGATGGCACAAAATATCGAGATTGGTAG
- a CDS encoding cyclase family protein, with amino-acid sequence MKRMAMLCLVAWLSAPVALSQGLLESALTGKATIVDLTHKLSSAIPYWPGPAYKPFHFETIATLEKDGVYSGAFCMAEHMGTHVDAPNHFEAGQASIDALPLQHLIAPAAVIDVRQQVARDPDYRLTVDDLKRWEKKHGRVPRNALVCLYTGWDARWSDPIAYRHQDEQQVMHFPGFSAEVAEFLVTQRHIRGIGIDTLSVDYGPSKDFIVHHIMNRAGKYHLENLANLGRLPATGAVIIAAPIPIDNGSGAPARVFAIVRRSP; translated from the coding sequence ATGAAACGGATGGCAATGTTATGTCTCGTCGCGTGGCTGAGCGCGCCGGTGGCGCTCTCTCAAGGATTACTGGAAAGCGCCTTGACAGGGAAGGCGACGATTGTTGACCTGACACACAAACTCTCGTCGGCAATTCCGTATTGGCCGGGGCCTGCCTACAAGCCATTTCACTTCGAGACCATCGCCACGCTGGAGAAGGACGGCGTTTACTCTGGCGCCTTCTGCATGGCCGAACACATGGGCACGCATGTTGACGCGCCGAACCACTTTGAAGCCGGGCAGGCCTCGATTGATGCGCTGCCGTTACAACACTTGATCGCGCCGGCAGCCGTCATTGATGTCAGACAACAGGTGGCCCGAGACCCCGATTATCGCCTCACGGTTGATGACTTGAAGCGTTGGGAAAAGAAGCATGGCCGCGTTCCCAGAAATGCGCTCGTTTGTTTGTACACCGGTTGGGATGCCCGTTGGAGCGATCCCATTGCTTATCGTCATCAGGACGAACAACAGGTGATGCACTTCCCAGGGTTTTCCGCAGAGGTCGCCGAATTTCTCGTCACTCAACGTCACATTCGTGGCATCGGTATTGACACGTTGAGCGTGGACTACGGCCCGTCGAAAGATTTCATCGTGCATCACATCATGAATCGGGCTGGAAAGTACCACCTGGAGAACCTGGCCAATTTGGGCCGACTTCCTGCCACAGGCGCAGTCATCATTGCGGCGCCGATCCCGATTGACAATGGCTCCGGCGCGCCGGCCCGCGTGTTTGCCATCGTCCGTCGTTCGCCGTAG